One window of Oryza brachyantha chromosome 12, ObraRS2, whole genome shotgun sequence genomic DNA carries:
- the LOC102712680 gene encoding protein Iojap-related, mitochondrial isoform X2: MLSAARSGALARWLPRETLLPRLLSSSAGSPPVRQAQLLDLPEVEKVLRDVRAGDVRVFPVGEGGLHGGSCANYMVVATGRSDWHVRNIAQALLYKIKQKQKGSDRILMPSVEGQQAGKWIVIDSGSIVIHALEERAREYYDLESIWTKEVSPNISVQELETSLVKTRRRDHSQKPMKSI; encoded by the exons atGTTGTCCGCCGCGCGATCCGGGGCCTTGGCCCGATGGCTACCCCGGGAgaccctcctccctcgcctcctctcctcctccgccggctcCCCGCCGGTGCGGCAGGCGCAGCTGCTAGACCTCCCGGAGGTGGAGAAGGTGCTGCGCGACGTGCGGGCGGGGGACGTACGCGTCTTCcccgtcggcgagggcgggcTGCACGGCGGCTCCTGCGCCAACTACAtggtcgtcgccaccggccgctccgacTGGCATGTCCGCAACATCGCCCAGGCTCTTCTCTACAAG ATAAAACAGAAGCAGAAGGGTTCTGATAGAATATTAATGCCAAGTGTTGAAGGCCAGCAAGCTGGAAAGTGGATCGTCATTGATTCTG GAAGTATCGTCATCCATGCGCTTGAAGAGAGAGCAAGAGAATATTATGATTTGGAAAGCATTTGGACAAAAGAAGTGTCTCCAAACATTTCCGTTCAG GAGTTGGAAACTTCACTTGTAAAGACACGCCGCAGGGACCACTCGCAGAAACCCATGAAGAGCATTTGA
- the LOC121055974 gene encoding putative glycine-rich cell wall structural protein 1 encodes MARKVFAIALVLLLSISLSNATRVLRYSGGGGGGDGGGGGGGGSNGSGSGSGYGYDYGKGGGGGGGGGGGGGSDSGSGSGYGYGYGQGNGRAKRQGGGGGGGGGGGGSGQGSGSGYGYGYGQGGEGGGGGGGGGGGGGGGGGGGGGGSDNGGRRG; translated from the coding sequence CCTTTCCATTAGCCTATCCAATGCCACAAGAGTACTTAGATATAGTGGtgggggaggtggtggtgacgggggaggcggagggggtGGTGGCAGCAATGGTAGTGGAAGTGGATCAGGGTATGGATATGATTATGGTaaaggaggtggaggaggtggtggaggtggtggtggaggtggtagTGATAGCGGAAGTGGGTCAGGTTATGGATATGGTTATGGTCAAGGAAATGGTAGAGCAAAAAGAcaaggaggcggtggtggaggaggagggggtggaGGTGGAAGTGGACAAGGCAGTGGATCTGGATATGGATATGGTTATGGTCAGGGTGGTGAAGGAGGgggtggtgggggtgggggtggaggtggaggcggaggcggaggcggaggtggaggtggtggctcAGACAATGGCGGACGGCGCGGATAG
- the LOC102712680 gene encoding protein Iojap-related, mitochondrial isoform X1, with translation MLSAARSGALARWLPRETLLPRLLSSSAGSPPVRQAQLLDLPEVEKVLRDVRAGDVRVFPVGEGGLHGGSCANYMVVATGRSDWHVRNIAQALLYKIKQKQKGSDRILMPSVEGQQAGKWIVIDSGSIVIHALEERAREYYDLESIWTKEVSPNISVQNPLQELETSLVKTRRRDHSQKPMKSI, from the exons atGTTGTCCGCCGCGCGATCCGGGGCCTTGGCCCGATGGCTACCCCGGGAgaccctcctccctcgcctcctctcctcctccgccggctcCCCGCCGGTGCGGCAGGCGCAGCTGCTAGACCTCCCGGAGGTGGAGAAGGTGCTGCGCGACGTGCGGGCGGGGGACGTACGCGTCTTCcccgtcggcgagggcgggcTGCACGGCGGCTCCTGCGCCAACTACAtggtcgtcgccaccggccgctccgacTGGCATGTCCGCAACATCGCCCAGGCTCTTCTCTACAAG ATAAAACAGAAGCAGAAGGGTTCTGATAGAATATTAATGCCAAGTGTTGAAGGCCAGCAAGCTGGAAAGTGGATCGTCATTGATTCTG GAAGTATCGTCATCCATGCGCTTGAAGAGAGAGCAAGAGAATATTATGATTTGGAAAGCATTTGGACAAAAGAAGTGTCTCCAAACATTTCCGTTCAG AATCCTTTGCAGGAGTTGGAAACTTCACTTGTAAAGACACGCCGCAGGGACCACTCGCAGAAACCCATGAAGAGCATTTGA